The stretch of DNA ACACCCCACGCGACGTCGGCCCGAAAGCCGTCGACGCGCTCGGCCCAGTAGTCGACGACACCGAGCAGGTACTCCCGCACCGCGGGGTTGCCGAAGTGCAGATTCGGAATGTCCTCCCAGCCAAAGTACGTGTCCGGGTCGCGCGCGTCGACGTCCGCCCAGCGATACCAGTCGCGGTACCGCTCGTGATCGGGGTGGGTCTCGTCGACGGCTGCCTCGTAGAAGGGGTGGGCGTCCGACGTGTGGTTGATCACGAGGTCGAAGACGACCCTGATGTCCCGCTCGTGGCAGGCGTCGACCAGCGCCTCGAGGTCGGCCATCGTCCCGAGATCCGGGTCGACGCTGAAGTAGTCGGTCGTGTTGTAGCCGTGGGGGCCGCCGAACTCCATCGGCGTTCCGAACCCGCTCTCGGCCTCGAGAAACGGCGTCAACCAGAGGACGTCGATCCCGAGGCGCTCGAGGTGATCGAGTCGATCCGCGATCGTCTCGAACGTGGGCTCGTCCTGATCCGGGAACCGGCGCGTGAAAATCTCGTAGACGACCGAGTCGACGGCCCACTCGGGCGGTTCGAACGGATGGGTGACGCAGACAGTCGGGTGGTCCATCTGGTCCGTACCGGGAACCAACTCGACTGCGTCCGGCACGGAATGTCGTTCGTCCACGGCGACCGCGTAAACGCGAGTCGGTTCGTCGATCGCGTCGACCGGAATCGTGCCGTCGGCCTCGAGCAGGTCCTCGTTCCGGTCGTCGACGTAGAGTTCGACGTCGGGGTCGCCGTCGCCGACGACGCTCGCTGTCGTCGAAAGCTGAACCCGGCCCTCGACGACCGTCGCGTCGAGTTCGACCCGCGGTCGCGGCGCGTCCTCGTCCGCCTCGGGGAACGCACGAACCGTCAGTTCGTGCGTTCCGTCGGGAGCGTCGAGCGCGAGCGTGTACTCGCCCGGCACGTCCGGTTCGAACTCGGCGACCGGCCCGTCGGTCGGTTCGGCGGTCGAACCGTCGGGTGACTCGAGAATTCGCCAGGCGTACGCGGCATCGCCGTCCGGGTTCCACGGCGCGAGGTCGTCGCGCGTCTCCATTTCGTTCCCGTTCGGGTCGACGATTCCCTCGCCGACGGTGACGAAGCGCGGGGGGCCGGGATGGTGCGAGCCGTCGCCACTCTCGAACGAAGCCTCGGGTTCGGTTTCACCGCCGTCCATCCGCATTCGTCGCCAGTCCATAGGGTCTCTTCCAGTATCGGACGTAAATTTGTGGTGAAATAGTACATTGCAGTTTCGAGTTCAGTTGGCTTTTCGTGTACTGGCCAGTAACGCCGCCCGAACACACTGGAACCTCCCGCTGCTTCGCCGAAATTAAGCGGAGTAATCGTGATATTGTTTATCGACGAGGGGGTTCCGGTAGATAATGACCACACAATATCTCGACGTGTGCGACGCGCTCCCCGGAGAACACCCTCGCCCCCAGATGTTTCGGGAGATCGAGCAGAACATGGAGGACTGGATAGGCGCAGACTCGTCAGGCCACGACCTCGATCACGCGAGACGCGTATTCAACATCGGCGTTCGGTTGGCCAATCAGAAGAACGCCGATATCGATATCGTCGGGGCTGCGGCTCTCACCCACGATATCCATAGATCCATGGGTGAAGACGGCGAGTACACCCATCCCAGAGAGTCGTTATCAGCGGTTCGATCCGTACTCGAGGCAACTTCGTTCCCGGACGAGAAGCGGTCGTCGGTACTCCACTGCGTCGAGGTTCACGAGGAGTACGAGTTCAACGGAGACGACAATCCGGCAGAAACGATAGAGGCCCGTCTCGTGCAGGACGCGGACAACCTCGATGCCATTGGGGCGGTTGGGATCGCGAGGAACTTCGCGTTCACTGGCGTGATCGGTAACCGGCTTTGGGCTCCGGATACCGAGGAGAACTCTGGACTCGGTCACGTTAGCGAGAAGCTATTTCACCTCAAAGATGAGTTGAACACCGACGAAGCCAGGGAGATCGCTGAGGGACGCCACCAGTTCCTGGTGGAATTCAGCGAACGCCTCAAAAAGGAGTGGATAGGGAAGCTGTGAAAGCGTCGCTCTACGACGTGGTCCAGATCGGACCAATCAACGATCTCGGCGGTGCTGTGGACATATCGGGAGAAGATTCCGACGAAGTCGTCCAGAACGGTTCGTTTCTTTCTGAATCTCGAAGGCCAGCGGCGGTTGTTATGCCTCGTCGAACAGCTCCTCGCCCTCGACCATGTGCTCCTCGACGGCGTCCATGTCGAGGGTCACGCCGAGACCGGGTTCTTCGGGGATCTCGATGTACCCCTCCTCGATGACGTCCTCCTCGACGAGGTCCTCCCACCAGCCGAGCTCGTAGGAGTGGTACTCGACCGCCAGCGAGTTCGAGATCGACGCGCCGACGTGAGCGCTCGCGACCGTCGCCACGGGCGACGCGACGTTGTGCATCGCGACCGGCATGTAGTACATGTCCGCGAGATCGGCGATCTTTCGCGTCTCGCGCATGCCGCCGACCTTGGGCATGTCCGGCGCGATAATGTCGACGGCCTGCTCCTCGATCAGGCGGCGCTGGCCGTGTTTCCGGTAGACGTTCTCACCGACGGTGATCGGCGTCGACGTCGACTGCGTGACCTCCCGCTGGACGTCGTGGTTCTCCGGCGGGACGGGGTCTTCGAGCCACCAGACGTCGTACTCCTCTACGCGCTGCGCGAGGCGCTTCGCGCTGCCGCCGGAGAAGGTCCAGTGACAGTCGAAGGCGACGTCGGCCCGCGAGCCGACCTGCTCGGTGACCGCTTCGACGATCGATGCCTTGTGCTCGATTTCCGGTTTGCGGAGGTGGCGGTTCGCGCGGTCCTTCTCGTGACCGCTGGGCACGTCGAGGTCGAACTTCAGGGCGTCGTACCCGAGTTCCTCGACGACGCGCTCGGCCTCGTCGGCGCAGGCGATCGGGTCGGCCTCCTCCTCGGTGTGACAGTCACAGTAGACGCGGACCTCGTCGCGGTACTTGCCCCCGAGGAGCTGGTAGGCCGGCACCTCGAGGATCTTCCCGGCCAGGTCGTGCAACGCGACCTCGATGCCCGAAATCGCAGTGACCGTGACGCCGCCGATCGAGCCCTCGCCCGACATCTTCTGGACGAGGTGTTCGGTTAGCCGATCGATGTCCAGCGGGTTCTCGCCCTGCAGGAACGGCGTCATCCGCTCGATCAGTTCTGGTGCGCCCGCGCCCCAGTAGGCTTCGCCGGTACCGACGATTCCCGCGTCGGTGTAGATCCTGACCAGCGTCCACGGGAAGTTCCCGTCGACCATCGTGGTCTGAATGTCGGTGATCTCGACGTCCCGGCCGTCGCCGCGGTCGCGGGTGACCTGCATCGTCTCCGCCGAGAGGTCTCGCATCGTGTACTCGGCGTTCGGGTCGTGTAGCTGTGAGTAATCGACTCCCATGGATGTATATTCACTCCGAAGATAGTAATAGTTTCTACCTTCCGTGAACGGGGCGTCGGATCGTCCCCGACCGACGACTCGGAATCCGAATGCATGAACGCAGTGCTTGCGATGGTCGGGAGCGACGTCTCGGCCGACCTCACGCGCGCTCGAGTTCGTCCGTCACGTCCTCGAGATCGACGTCCAGCGCCGACGTCGCGGCGAAGGCGGCCCGCTTCTCGACGGTCCGTCGGTCGATCGCCTGCGGGCCGACGGCGAACTCGATTCGGTGGGTTTCCTCGGCGGGCCTCGAGCGGCCGAGCACCGTGACGGGACCGATCTCGCGGGTGTTCCGGACGTGGGTCCCGCTACAGGCGGTTACGTCCCACGGATTCGCCGCGCCGTTCGTCCCGGCGAGGGCGTTCCCGTTTCGCCTGTCGTTTTCGTCTTCGATCGTGACGACGCGGACGCGGCCCTTTTCGACGGCCGCGTCGTGAACCTCGGCGTCGAAGCTGATCCCGTCGCGATCGCGCGCCTCGGCGACGGGAACGTCGTCCCACGAGACCGGCCGCGACTCCCAGACCACGCGATTGACCAGTTCGTCCAGTTCGATCAGGGTCTCGTCGTCGACGGTCGCGCCGGTCTCGAGATCCACCCTGACCGTCTCCGGTCCGATCTCGAGGCCGCCGTCCGCCGAGTCGTCGAGGAGCCGTCGCGCCGCGCCGACGAGGATGTGGCCGGCGGTGTGGGCCCGCATACAGTACATCCGGAACGACCAGTCGACCGAACAGAGAACGCGGTGACCCGGTCGAAACGACGGCTCCTCGGCCAGCACGTGGACCGGTTCGCCGTCGGCGAACTGCACGTCCGTAACTGCGATATCGCCGATCGTCCCGCGATCGGCCGGCTGTCCGCCGCTCGCACCGTAGAAGTGACTGCGCTCGAGCCAGACCCGTCGGCCGTCGATCGACGTCACTTCGGTCTCGAACCGCGTGGCGTACGGCTCCGCTGCCGCCCGTTGCCCGGTCATCGATTGGACTCTGTCGTCGGCGCTTAAAAGTCTGCCCGCCGAGAGTGTCGGCGACTGTCGCGACTCACTCCGCGAGGGTGACGCCCAGGCGCTCCTCGAGCGCCTCGATCAGGCCGCCGCCGACGCCGGCCTGCGTGGCGCGTCCCTGTTCGACCGCGAGGATGTCCGTCTCCGGTGCGCCGAGCTCGTCGGCGAGTTCCTCGCGTTGGAGCCCGGCGTCTCGCCGGGCCTCGACGAGCACCTCGCCGTAGTCGGAGACGAGGTACGGGAGCGGGTCGTCGTCGTAGTTGGTCCCCTCGCTCTCCCAGTGTTCGGAATCGCCGTCCCAGACCGGGTTCGCTTTCGCGACGTTCTGGGCCGCCTTCTGCTTGCGGCTCGGTCCGTCGTTCGACCCTGCGTCCTGCTCGCTCCGGTTCCGATTCCGGTCGCCGCCGTGCGTCTCGGAATCGTCGTGGGGCGCACAGTCCGGACAGACCTCGAGCTCGGCTCCGGCGACCGATGCGAGCGTGAGCGAGTTGCTCTCGGCACCGCAGAGTTCGCAGTTCGTCCCGCCACCGCCGCCGGACGAACCGGTCGAGTATTTGGCCATGCCAGCGTTTGGCATCTGCTGCATTTCAACTGTTCGGTAGCGTGAGACCGGGCGGCCGTCGACAGTTGCGGGGCGGTCGTCTGGTCCGTTTTCGAGGTGTCGCTCGTCCAGCGCAGCACTATTATCATAGTATGGACTAGTAAGGTTACTAGATACCTTAGTAGTGTCTTTCGGAGCGCACAGTTATATTTCGTCTAGTGTGGGTGGGATATAGGATTTTCAAGGCCGAGCAGCCGGTGTCGTCGTCCGGAGTGTGTTCGAATTCGCCATTTCGATATATTCTCGCCAAAAATAGTGTTTTTCACACATAGGTCGAATATAATTCCACAATATAAAACATATATTGCGTTTTGGTCTTTGGATGAAAACCCTGTAGGCTCTCGGCGGCCCTCGAGAAACGTATTTTGTAGCTGTCTACTATTCCATCCTGATTCATTCTCGTCATTTATTCACGGTCAACTGCCCGTTCACGTCGTGTGGTCTCCAATATCGTCACACACGACAGGATCGAACCGCATCACGCTCGAGTTCCTGCGCCGGGACCCGCTACGGAACCTCACCGCTGTTGAGTGACGTTTCCGGGACCCGTCCGTCGTACGCCGACCGGACGTCGGTGGCCGATTCGACGCTCATCTGTGTGAGCGCGTCGGTCGTCTGGGCCCCGATGTGGGGGGTCAGAACGACGTTCTCGTACTCGAAGAGCGGATGATCCTGCGACGGCGGTCCGTCGGCGAACACGTCGAGACCGACACCGGCGATCGAGCCGGTCTCGAGCGACGAGACGAGCGCGTTTCGGTCGACGATTTCGGCTCTCGCCGTGTTGATGAGTATCCCGGACGGAGACAACAGCTCCAGTTCCCTCCTGGAGATGTCACGTCGGGTTTCGGCTGTCAGGGGCGCGTGGACGGAGACGGCATCGGACCGCTCGAACAGCGTGGCGGTCGTGTCGACGTTCGTGGCGTAATTCGATAGCTCGCTCCCGTCGACGTACGGATCGTAGACGAGACAGTCCATACCGAGGCCGGAACACAGGCTCGCGACCTCGGACCCGATATCGCCGTAGCCGTACAGCCCGACGGTATCGGTCCCGAACTCGTCGGTGACGACCTCGTATCCGTCCCCGCGTCCCGCCCGGACGGCCCGGTCGGCCCGGAGAAGCTCCCGTCTCACCGCCAGCAGGAGCGTGATCGCGTGTTCGGCGACCGCGCACGAATTGACGCCGGGCGTGTTCGAGACGAGGACACCGTTTTCGGTCGCGGCGTCGATGTCGATATTGTCGTAGCCGACGCCGTGTTTGGCGATGATCCGGAGCCGGGACGCCTCGTCGATGAACTCGCGGTCGATCGGTTCGATGCGCGTGATCACTGCATCGAACCGATCCGCGTCGGCCAGTAGCTGTTCGCGAGTCTCGTACTCGTCTCGGCTCACCGTCGTCGCGATATCGGCGATGGATTCCGGCCCTGCCGGATGGATCTCTGCGGGAAGCAACACGGTCCACTCGTTCTCCGCCATACCGTCCGCAAACGGAGCGTGTCACATAATCC from Natrinema salaciae encodes:
- a CDS encoding helix-turn-helix domain-containing protein; the encoded protein is MAKYSTGSSGGGGGTNCELCGAESNSLTLASVAGAELEVCPDCAPHDDSETHGGDRNRNRSEQDAGSNDGPSRKQKAAQNVAKANPVWDGDSEHWESEGTNYDDDPLPYLVSDYGEVLVEARRDAGLQREELADELGAPETDILAVEQGRATQAGVGGGLIEALEERLGVTLAE
- a CDS encoding mandelate racemase/muconate lactonizing enzyme family protein translates to MGVDYSQLHDPNAEYTMRDLSAETMQVTRDRGDGRDVEITDIQTTMVDGNFPWTLVRIYTDAGIVGTGEAYWGAGAPELIERMTPFLQGENPLDIDRLTEHLVQKMSGEGSIGGVTVTAISGIEVALHDLAGKILEVPAYQLLGGKYRDEVRVYCDCHTEEEADPIACADEAERVVEELGYDALKFDLDVPSGHEKDRANRHLRKPEIEHKASIVEAVTEQVGSRADVAFDCHWTFSGGSAKRLAQRVEEYDVWWLEDPVPPENHDVQREVTQSTSTPITVGENVYRKHGQRRLIEEQAVDIIAPDMPKVGGMRETRKIADLADMYYMPVAMHNVASPVATVASAHVGASISNSLAVEYHSYELGWWEDLVEEDVIEEGYIEIPEEPGLGVTLDMDAVEEHMVEGEELFDEA
- a CDS encoding hydroxyacid dehydrogenase translates to MAENEWTVLLPAEIHPAGPESIADIATTVSRDEYETREQLLADADRFDAVITRIEPIDREFIDEASRLRIIAKHGVGYDNIDIDAATENGVLVSNTPGVNSCAVAEHAITLLLAVRRELLRADRAVRAGRGDGYEVVTDEFGTDTVGLYGYGDIGSEVASLCSGLGMDCLVYDPYVDGSELSNYATNVDTTATLFERSDAVSVHAPLTAETRRDISRRELELLSPSGILINTARAEIVDRNALVSSLETGSIAGVGLDVFADGPPSQDHPLFEYENVVLTPHIGAQTTDALTQMSVESATDVRSAYDGRVPETSLNSGEVP
- a CDS encoding alpha-amylase family glycosyl hydrolase; translation: MDWRRMRMDGGETEPEASFESGDGSHHPGPPRFVTVGEGIVDPNGNEMETRDDLAPWNPDGDAAYAWRILESPDGSTAEPTDGPVAEFEPDVPGEYTLALDAPDGTHELTVRAFPEADEDAPRPRVELDATVVEGRVQLSTTASVVGDGDPDVELYVDDRNEDLLEADGTIPVDAIDEPTRVYAVAVDERHSVPDAVELVPGTDQMDHPTVCVTHPFEPPEWAVDSVVYEIFTRRFPDQDEPTFETIADRLDHLERLGIDVLWLTPFLEAESGFGTPMEFGGPHGYNTTDYFSVDPDLGTMADLEALVDACHERDIRVVFDLVINHTSDAHPFYEAAVDETHPDHERYRDWYRWADVDARDPDTYFGWEDIPNLHFGNPAVREYLLGVVDYWAERVDGFRADVAWGVPLSFWTEVSDRVTDADGEFFLLDETLPSDVEMGGGRFHTHHDDVLHDALEGLGESVTGGVTDESADEAGAADDGADAVADEFTDSAAGLDTSTADAILAAVDDRRRRGAHPDSEWLLYVENHDTDRYLTEYGRDAQLAAGAATFTLPGSPMLYYGQETGVTGRRDPMNWGAFDEDLLEYYRRLIDLRKSHPALRADADLERVASDADTDAAVAFARADPASGRRVVVVLHFGEGTAMVDLDESVDGTDLLTGADVLASDGAFAVDSVVVLEGDES
- a CDS encoding HD domain-containing protein encodes the protein MTTQYLDVCDALPGEHPRPQMFREIEQNMEDWIGADSSGHDLDHARRVFNIGVRLANQKNADIDIVGAAALTHDIHRSMGEDGEYTHPRESLSAVRSVLEATSFPDEKRSSVLHCVEVHEEYEFNGDDNPAETIEARLVQDADNLDAIGAVGIARNFAFTGVIGNRLWAPDTEENSGLGHVSEKLFHLKDELNTDEAREIAEGRHQFLVEFSERLKKEWIGKL
- a CDS encoding alanyl-tRNA editing protein, with translation MTGQRAAAEPYATRFETEVTSIDGRRVWLERSHFYGASGGQPADRGTIGDIAVTDVQFADGEPVHVLAEEPSFRPGHRVLCSVDWSFRMYCMRAHTAGHILVGAARRLLDDSADGGLEIGPETVRVDLETGATVDDETLIELDELVNRVVWESRPVSWDDVPVAEARDRDGISFDAEVHDAAVEKGRVRVVTIEDENDRRNGNALAGTNGAANPWDVTACSGTHVRNTREIGPVTVLGRSRPAEETHRIEFAVGPQAIDRRTVEKRAAFAATSALDVDLEDVTDELERA